The Flavobacterium sp. N2270 genome contains the following window.
ATAGGTGCAATATAAGAAACTAACTTGATATTATGAGACTATGAGAAACATCAAAAAAAAAACTATTTAATAATACATTCAACAATAGTTACTTATTTTGAAAGTGGTTTAGCCGGGACACCTATTAATATTGTATGATCAATTTCACAAGAGTTTACAACACAAGCAGACGCCCCAATATTTATTCTATTACCTAAAACAACAGGACCTAAAACAACTGCATTTGCACCAAGATGACATCTATCACCTATAATAATTCCTTTTTCTTTGGTTCCTGCTCTACCTCCAATGACATTTCCTCCAGTTAAAGTTAAATTTTCTCCAATTACTGATAACCCCGAAATCACAACACCTACAGAAGGATGTAAAATCAAAAGCCCTCCCTTAATATCTGCCTTGTAATTGATATCCATATTAGAATAAGCTTGTATTAAATTAAAAAAAGGAATAAAGAACACTCTTATAACTGAATAAGGCTTACCCAATAAAAGAAACATACCTCTCTCGAATCGATACAAAAAAAGTCCCCAAAAAATCCTACTCAACCAAATATGTAAAATTCTTATTTTATATTTTCCTAATAATCTATTTAGGTCTTGCGAAAAATATTTTATTTGTTGTCTCATTTTTATCGTTTTAATTATTTCATTTAAAAAAATCTTTAAATGAATATTATTATTTTTCAATCAACCTTTCAAATTTTTCTAGAGCTTCTTTAAAACTGTGATTTTTTTGTAAATAATTCCTTGCCGCCTGAATATTATTTGTTTTGTTAGAAATAATTTTTTCTTCAATTTCAACAAGAGAATTAGTCCTCAACAATAAGCCCATTTCTATCCAACTTAAAATTCCTTCATGATACAAAACGAAAACAGGAGTTAATGTAGCCATAGCTTCCAGTATTACATTAGGTGTTCCTTCAAAAAGTGAAGTTGAAATTAAATAATCTGCATTTTCTAGATAAGGTCTTACATCATCTATATTTCCCATAAATTCAACTGGTAAATCCTTGGCCTGAAT
Protein-coding sequences here:
- a CDS encoding DapH/DapD/GlmU-related protein, with the translated sequence MRQQIKYFSQDLNRLLGKYKIRILHIWLSRIFWGLFLYRFERGMFLLLGKPYSVIRVFFIPFFNLIQAYSNMDINYKADIKGGLLILHPSVGVVISGLSVIGENLTLTGGNVIGGRAGTKEKGIIIGDRCHLGANAVVLGPVVLGNRINIGASACVVNSCEIDHTILIGVPAKPLSK